The genomic region AATTGTGAAACTCTTGGAATTACCTCCAGAGTATAAGGATATATTAATGGAGGTACCGATGAGGACTCCAGCACAACCTTGGCCGCCAACAGACCCATTCATTTACAGGTTATATGAGGCAGTACTATTATACGGCCCAGCAATAAAGGACGTAGCACACGAAATGTTCGGAGACGGAATAATGAGCATGATAGACGTAATGATAGACGTGGATAAAACAAAAGACGAAAAAGGAAACGAAAGAATGATACTAAAATTCAACGGAAAATGGCTAAAATACGCAAAATGGTAAATAAAAAATGATAAACCTAGCTTACGGAATACCTGATCTTAGCCTATTGCCTACAGAGATTATCAAGGAAGCCTCGGCTAGAGTACTTAATGAAGAATACGATAAAGCGTTGCAATACGTTGATGCTCAAGGGATTTATGAAGTTAGAGAGGCTATAGCAGATTTCCTAAAGTTAAGGGGAGTGAGGGCTAGACCGGAAAATATAATATTAACCGGAGGTGCGAAAGAGGCGCTTTTCTTGCTTTCTTATTTGTTTAATGATGTTTCAATAGAATCCCCTACGTATCAAGGTTTTATAAGCATACTGAAATTTAAAGGGCTTACCAACGTTTATTCTGTACCCATAAGCGAAGATGGGATAAACGTCGAAAGCTTAGAAAAAATTGTTAGAGATCATAAATTTCAGTTCTTCTACACAGTAACTATAAATAATCCAACAGGGTACGTTACAACGGATTATACTAAGAAGGAGATAATAGAATTAGCTGAAAAATACGGATTTAGGATAATTGAAGACGACATTTACGGGTTCTTTTCGTATGAAGAAGACGTAAATACGTTTAGATCCTTTAGTGACTCAGTAATCTACGTATCTAGTTTTAGTAAGATACTTTCTCCTGGCTTGCGTGTAGGCTTTATTCTAGTTAATGATGAGGACTTGCTTAATAAACTAATAAAAATTAAGATGGAGGTAAACCACCAAATATCGTCATTAGACCAGTTAATAGTTAAAGATGTAATAAGGGATCCTAGATTCCTAAATAATTTGGATAAGGCTAAGAGGGCGTACAAGGAGAAAAGGGATTTAGCAATGAAGATAATTAGCGAGGAGTTCCCGGACTATATACAATGCACTTTCCCAAGAGGGGGTTTCTTTACTTTCTGTAGCGGATTTAATTATAGACGTTTGCAAGGAGTGCAAGTAGTGGGAGGTGATAAGTTTTACTTCGAAAAAGGGTTAGGAGAAGACTCTTTCAGAATGAGCTTCAGTAGTCTAAATAAAGAGGAGTTAGAGAGGAATTTACTGGAATTTGCAACTATTCTAAAGGAAATTAGGAAGAATTGATAGACTAGTAGATGCGAAATTTATTGGTCATTATATTTAAGGAAATTGACTTTTTCACATGCATTAAAAGGTAAGTCTCACAATCTTTTAAGCATGGTTTTCAGTTTTTATAATTATAAGATACCCATGAATGGTTTTTAACGTGAGTCAAAATTATTTAATAGAGGAGCGTAAAGAGGGAAAAAGAAAGATCTTCTTAATTATAATTATAATGAAGATTAATCATTTTTTATTTTTATGAGCAAAATTCTTAAATCTAACTAATAAAAAATTAAAGCTAAATGAAAACAATTTGCCCTTATTGTGGAATTGGTTGCGGAGTAGAGTTTGAAAAAGATAGGATAACTCCTACTAAATATATAACTAATAAAGGAATGATGTGTATTAAGGCTGCTTTGCTTCCTGACACTCTGAAATCTAAAAGGCTTATTAACCCTACATTGGACGGTAAGGAAATTGATTTGGACAATGCTTTAAGTGTACTCTCCACATATATTAGGAGAAATATAAAGAAATATAGTAAAAATTCTATAGCTTTTTACATGGGCGCTCAAATACCTACTGAGGATCAATATCTTTTTGTGAAGCTTGGGAAGGGATTTATAGGTACTGGAGTATTTGACTCCAATGTAAGGCTTTGCATGGCTAGTGCTGCTTACGCATTAAAGTATTCTTTCGGATATCCGTTGCCTACAGCTAATTACGACGATATAGATAAAGCTGAAACCCTATTTATAATAGGTGCAAATCCTGCTTCTTCATACCCAGTATTGTGGAATCAAATGTTGCATGCAAAAAATTCTGATAAGGATAAGAAGATTATTGTAATTGATCCAGTATTAACGGAAACCGCTGAACATGCAGATTATTTCATTAAAATACCTCCTGGTGGGGATATAATTTTATTGTATGGATTAATTTATTATTTAATATCTAAATCTAGAAATATAGATCAAATAGAGAATATTGAAGACCTAAAGAATATCGCAATGGCGTGGTATCCGTCAAAGGTTTCACAACTTTTGTCCATAGACGAGAAAGTTATTAGAGACGTTGCTGAGAGAATAATTAATACAAATACAGTATTTATGTGGGGCATGGGAATAAATCAGAGGAGTTACGGTACAGATTTAGGGATACTTATAGCTACGATGGCTATGCTAACGGATAACGTTTACGGAGAAGGTAAAGGAGTATTGCCGTTGACCGGACAGCATAATTCTATGGGCGCAAGGGAAATAGGAGCATTAGCTGGAATGTTGCCGGGTTTAAGATATGTAGATAACGAGGATCAAGTTAGGGAAGTCGAAGATTTCTGGCAGATTCCACGTTACACTATATCTAGAAATTATTATACAATAACAGAGTTTTACGAATTAATGGAGGAGAGAAAAATAAAAGTTCTCTGGATTATAGGTACGAATCCAGTAATATCTTTGCCTAGATCAAATAAGTTCAAGGAATTATTATCTTATGTTGATTTAGTAGTAACTCAAGACGCTTATGAGACTGAGACTGTAAGCTCTTCGGATATGGTTATTCCAGTTGCTACTTGGAGTGAGAGAGCCGGAATTCACACTACGGGAGATAGAACTGTATCTTATATGCCAAAGATACGTGAGTCAAATCTTAAGGCTGATTATGAAATTGCTAAGATAGTTGGAGAAAAATTAAACTTTAAGATGAACAGAGATATTAAGGATATATTTGATGAATTAGTTAAAATTACTGAAAATACACCAGTAGACTACAAGGGGATAAGATATGGTGAATTCAGCGGTTACAAGCAAAGCAAATATAAGCCAATAGTATTAAGGACAAAAGCTGTTGAACCTAATTATAGTCTACAGGAGGGGTTTGTATTAATAACTGGGAGATTATTAGCCTTATGGAACACTAAATATAGGAATAATCTCAAACTAATTATGATAAATGATATAGAAGAAGATGAAATGTTAATTTCTGAAGAAGACGCGAAAGAATTAGGGATAAAGACTGGGGATATTGTAGAAATAAGTACAAGGGAGAACTCGTTAATATTTAGAGCTAAGACCTCTAATAGATTATCTAAGGGTATTATCTTTGTACCTTTTCATTGGGGAAAAGCGAACTCTTTAATGGATTGGAAAATCGACAAAATTAGTAAGGAACCTGCATTTAAGGAAATTATAGTAAGCTCTATTAAAGTTGTTAAGAGCTAGATGTCAATTTCTTTGTTTCAAAATAATTTTTATACTAATCTTTGTAGATTTTATTATTTCTTGTTCTTATTGTTCGAGATAAATCTATTTTTAATAATAAGGGACAGCTAGAAAACAAGTTCCGAAGAGATGAACTTTCCTTATAGAGTATGAAATTCATTTATCTACTTCAAAAGAATCTATCATTATATTTAAAAATAATTTACGTTTATGGCCATAATACCTTTATACTTTTTCAACTGCTTGTACACTTATGAGCATAACCTTTAGAGATAAGTTTAAACAGTTTTACCCAAAAAGGTATGAAGGAATCTATACAAGTAGAGGAGATAATCCGTTAGTATCAATAAGAATAAGGCAAGGCATTGGAAGGGATCCTGCAAAATGGTATGCCAATCAATGGGAGAAACTGGCTGAAATAGCTAACAACTACGGAAATAAAAAGATACAATTAACTACAAGGGGTGATGTAGAACTTTATGGGATAGACATGAAAAACTTAGAAATAGTATTACAAGATCTAGAGTCGGTAGGTTTAGATCCTAGGGACTCTTGCGGAGCATCTGTTAGAAATGTAATACCTTGTCCTTCTCAGCTATGCCCAAAGGCTAAAGTCAATGCTGAAAAATTAGGACTATTTATTGCAAGCTTTTTCAGACATAATAAAGATTATGAATATCCTGCGTTACCTAAGAGAGTTAAAATATCCGTTTCTGCATGCGAAATCGGCTGTGCAACTCCAGCTATTATGGATGTAGGTATTATAGCTAAGGATAAAGATAAGTTTGATGTAATGATAGGTGGAGGAATCGGTGACCAGGCTTTTGAAGGAAAAACCCTCTTTACAGACGTGCCTCCAGATAAATTATTACCAATTTGTGTTGCTGTAGCAAATATCTTAAAAAGAGAGAAAGAAAAAAGAGGTTTTAAGCACGTAGTGGAGAGGTATGGAGAAGAAAAGATTAAGGAAATGATTATTCAAGAGGCAAATTCTATAGCAAACTCTTTACCAATATTTAACGAGGATTTGACGCCAGAAAAAGTTGAATTTGATAAAATTCTTACAATTAAACCTATTGGCGGATGGTTACCAACAGACGATGTTCCAGAATTAGTGAGAATTATGGAGGAAAATGAGGGTTACGGATATTTATTCAACACTCAAGAGTTATATATTCCAATTACAAAAAATGACATAAAAGAGAAGGTAGACATATTATCTCCATATCAATTATCAAATAAAATATGGGAAAAAGCGTTTAATGTTAATTCTTGTATAGGCAATGATTACTGTCCTCCTGCCCTAGTTCCAACTACCGAAATGGCCGCAAAGGTTTACGAAAGATTAAAGCAGGAAAATATAAGACTACGCATATCATTCAGCGGGTGTACTCATTCCTGTGGTAGGCATTGGATTATGGACATAGGATTCGGAGCTGTCGCTAATATGGGCAATGTAAGACTCAACATAGTAATAGGTGGAGGAAATAAAAATCTAGGTAAGCTGATCGGCTCTATTCCAGCTGATAAGTACATGGAAGTTACAGAGATTATAGTAGATATGATTAAAAAAGGCGAGATTGACGAAAATGACTTAGACTCTGAACTAATAAAAGAGAGATTAATGGAGAAAGTCCAAGGATTTGAAGAATTTGAAGAAAAACAAAAAATTCAAGTTAAGACCCCTTAGGGTGTGTATATGACAGAAGTTAAAGGTAATAGACAAGTAAGCCTCGTAGCAGGTACAATAGCGTTTTTCGCAG from Acidianus ambivalens harbors:
- the cynS gene encoding cyanase encodes the protein MLDKSKAREFMLERKREKKLSWEEIGKAIGRNPVYAAMLLYGYGQATEEEAEKIVKLLELPPEYKDILMEVPMRTPAQPWPPTDPFIYRLYEAVLLYGPAIKDVAHEMFGDGIMSMIDVMIDVDKTKDEKGNERMILKFNGKWLKYAKW
- a CDS encoding PLP-dependent aminotransferase family protein; its protein translation is MINLAYGIPDLSLLPTEIIKEASARVLNEEYDKALQYVDAQGIYEVREAIADFLKLRGVRARPENIILTGGAKEALFLLSYLFNDVSIESPTYQGFISILKFKGLTNVYSVPISEDGINVESLEKIVRDHKFQFFYTVTINNPTGYVTTDYTKKEIIELAEKYGFRIIEDDIYGFFSYEEDVNTFRSFSDSVIYVSSFSKILSPGLRVGFILVNDEDLLNKLIKIKMEVNHQISSLDQLIVKDVIRDPRFLNNLDKAKRAYKEKRDLAMKIISEEFPDYIQCTFPRGGFFTFCSGFNYRRLQGVQVVGGDKFYFEKGLGEDSFRMSFSSLNKEELERNLLEFATILKEIRKN
- a CDS encoding molybdopterin oxidoreductase family protein encodes the protein MKTICPYCGIGCGVEFEKDRITPTKYITNKGMMCIKAALLPDTLKSKRLINPTLDGKEIDLDNALSVLSTYIRRNIKKYSKNSIAFYMGAQIPTEDQYLFVKLGKGFIGTGVFDSNVRLCMASAAYALKYSFGYPLPTANYDDIDKAETLFIIGANPASSYPVLWNQMLHAKNSDKDKKIIVIDPVLTETAEHADYFIKIPPGGDIILLYGLIYYLISKSRNIDQIENIEDLKNIAMAWYPSKVSQLLSIDEKVIRDVAERIINTNTVFMWGMGINQRSYGTDLGILIATMAMLTDNVYGEGKGVLPLTGQHNSMGAREIGALAGMLPGLRYVDNEDQVREVEDFWQIPRYTISRNYYTITEFYELMEERKIKVLWIIGTNPVISLPRSNKFKELLSYVDLVVTQDAYETETVSSSDMVIPVATWSERAGIHTTGDRTVSYMPKIRESNLKADYEIAKIVGEKLNFKMNRDIKDIFDELVKITENTPVDYKGIRYGEFSGYKQSKYKPIVLRTKAVEPNYSLQEGFVLITGRLLALWNTKYRNNLKLIMINDIEEDEMLISEEDAKELGIKTGDIVEISTRENSLIFRAKTSNRLSKGIIFVPFHWGKANSLMDWKIDKISKEPAFKEIIVSSIKVVKS
- a CDS encoding nitrite/sulfite reductase; translation: MSITFRDKFKQFYPKRYEGIYTSRGDNPLVSIRIRQGIGRDPAKWYANQWEKLAEIANNYGNKKIQLTTRGDVELYGIDMKNLEIVLQDLESVGLDPRDSCGASVRNVIPCPSQLCPKAKVNAEKLGLFIASFFRHNKDYEYPALPKRVKISVSACEIGCATPAIMDVGIIAKDKDKFDVMIGGGIGDQAFEGKTLFTDVPPDKLLPICVAVANILKREKEKRGFKHVVERYGEEKIKEMIIQEANSIANSLPIFNEDLTPEKVEFDKILTIKPIGGWLPTDDVPELVRIMEENEGYGYLFNTQELYIPITKNDIKEKVDILSPYQLSNKIWEKAFNVNSCIGNDYCPPALVPTTEMAAKVYERLKQENIRLRISFSGCTHSCGRHWIMDIGFGAVANMGNVRLNIVIGGGNKNLGKLIGSIPADKYMEVTEIIVDMIKKGEIDENDLDSELIKERLMEKVQGFEEFEEKQKIQVKTP